In the genome of Acidobacteriota bacterium, one region contains:
- a CDS encoding MFS transporter encodes MVPALRELLPRSGIEPTTANVGFYGGLCFSLFLVGWGFSMLWGPVGDRFGRVRTLSLTILCYSLFTFAGAFATNVWQLAIFRLLAGIGVGGEWTLGSTFIAEEWPERRRKLGAGLMQTGYYIGMLVAGLLNAWIGATYGWRAMFVVGGAPALLVAWIRRSVHEPVRWRPSSSAAASLAALFSPEYRRRTLVNSTLMLCSISGLWAGSVYVPSAITFLAGKAGLTAPSAARLASWGTVLLACGTITGALIVPFLAERWGRRPVTAVFFAIMCLSITLTFGVAFYFEAGALAWFIGLLFFLGLGGANFTTYLFWLPEQYRTECRASALGFISSVGRFAGAGITFLVGWGVSAMGTIGTPVAFTAIAFLIGLALLPLSIETKGQGLPE; translated from the coding sequence ATGGTGCCGGCGCTGCGCGAGCTGCTCCCGCGCTCGGGCATCGAGCCGACGACGGCGAACGTCGGGTTCTACGGTGGGCTGTGCTTCTCGCTGTTTCTCGTCGGCTGGGGGTTCTCGATGCTCTGGGGACCGGTCGGCGATCGCTTCGGCCGCGTCCGCACGCTCAGCCTCACGATCCTCTGTTATTCGCTCTTCACCTTCGCGGGCGCGTTCGCGACGAACGTCTGGCAGCTCGCGATCTTCCGGCTGCTCGCCGGCATCGGCGTCGGCGGCGAGTGGACGCTCGGCTCGACCTTCATCGCCGAGGAGTGGCCCGAGCGGCGCCGCAAGCTCGGCGCCGGGTTGATGCAGACTGGCTACTACATCGGGATGCTCGTCGCCGGCCTGCTCAATGCCTGGATCGGCGCGACCTACGGCTGGCGCGCGATGTTCGTGGTCGGCGGCGCGCCGGCCCTGCTCGTCGCCTGGATCCGCCGCAGCGTGCACGAGCCCGTCCGCTGGCGTCCGTCATCGTCGGCCGCCGCCTCGCTCGCCGCGCTGTTCTCGCCGGAATACCGGCGGCGCACGCTCGTCAACTCGACGCTGATGCTGTGCTCGATCTCAGGGCTGTGGGCTGGATCCGTCTACGTGCCGTCCGCCATCACGTTCCTTGCAGGCAAGGCCGGGCTCACCGCGCCGAGCGCGGCGCGCCTGGCGTCGTGGGGCACGGTGCTGCTCGCGTGCGGCACCATCACCGGCGCGCTCATCGTGCCGTTTCTCGCCGAGCGCTGGGGGCGCCGCCCCGTGACGGCCGTGTTCTTCGCGATCATGTGCCTGTCGATCACGCTGACCTTCGGCGTGGCGTTCTACTTCGAGGCCGGCGCGCTCGCCTGGTTCATCGGTCTGCTGTTCTTCCTTGGACTGGGCGGCGCGAACTTCACGACGTACCTCTTCTGGCTGCCGGAACAGTACCGCACCGAGTGCCGCGCGAGCGCCCTCGGCTTCATCAGCTCGGTCGGCCGCTTCGCCGGCGCGGGCATCACGTTCCTCGTCGGCTGGGGCGTGTCGGCGATGGGAACGATCGGCACGCCGGTCGCCTTCACCGCGATCGCGTTCCTCATCGGCCTGGCCCTGCTGCCGCTCTCGATCGAAACGAAAGGCCAAGGGTTGCCGGAGTAG
- a CDS encoding c-type cytochrome — protein MPVPSSPHAVLRRAAVLLVVSAAAVQPARAQPPVQDHPAQYSAADIAVGQRVYGTVCVTCHGPTGTGVSGVDLRRGPIRRAPTDEALRALIASGIPTAGMPSFRLEQAEITGLVAFIRAGFDATPAVPVALGDPIRGQAIIEGKGECLSCHRLDERGAFAGPELADIARQRTPAAILAALLDPDPVMLPINRPVRAVLADGGVVNGRRLNEDLYTVQLITTDGRLRSFVKGDLREWTVSRTSTMPKYGMRLSTGEIADVVGFLASLKGGRP, from the coding sequence ATGCCCGTGCCGTCCTCGCCGCACGCCGTTCTGCGGCGCGCTGCCGTCCTGCTCGTCGTGTCGGCGGCGGCCGTTCAGCCTGCTCGTGCGCAGCCACCGGTCCAGGACCATCCGGCACAGTATTCGGCCGCCGACATCGCGGTGGGGCAGCGCGTCTACGGCACCGTGTGCGTCACCTGTCATGGCCCGACCGGTACGGGCGTGAGCGGCGTCGATCTGCGGCGCGGCCCGATCCGCCGCGCGCCGACCGACGAGGCGCTGCGGGCGCTGATCGCGTCCGGCATCCCGACTGCCGGGATGCCGTCCTTCCGCCTCGAGCAGGCGGAGATAACCGGGCTCGTCGCCTTCATCCGGGCCGGCTTCGATGCAACCCCCGCCGTGCCGGTGGCGCTCGGCGATCCGATCCGCGGCCAGGCGATCATTGAGGGCAAGGGCGAGTGCCTGTCGTGCCATCGTCTCGACGAGCGCGGCGCGTTCGCTGGGCCAGAGCTCGCCGATATCGCGCGGCAGCGCACGCCTGCGGCGATCCTCGCGGCGCTGCTCGATCCGGATCCCGTGATGCTGCCGATCAACCGTCCCGTGCGGGCGGTGCTCGCCGACGGTGGCGTGGTGAACGGGCGCCGCCTGAACGAAGATCTTTACACCGTCCAGCTCATCACGACCGATGGCCGGCTGCGGTCGTTCGTCAAAGGCGATCTGCGCGAGTGGACCGTCAGCCGGACCTCGACGATGCCGAAGTACGGCATGCGGCTGAGCACGGGCGAGATCGCAGACGTCGTCGGGTTTCTCGCGTCGTTGAAAGGCGGGCGTCCATGA